A single genomic interval of Electrophorus electricus isolate fEleEle1 chromosome 4, fEleEle1.pri, whole genome shotgun sequence harbors:
- the LOC113584852 gene encoding myosin-9 isoform X1: MSAADKYLYVDRSLVNNPLAQADWATKKLVWVPSERLGFEAGSLKEEHGDEVVVELADSGKKVRVNKDDVQKMNPPKFSKVEDMAELTCLNEASVLHNLKERYYSGLIYTYSGLFCVVINPYKNLPIYSEEIIEMYKGKKRHEMPPHIYAITDTAYRSMMQDREDQSILCTGESGAGKTENTKKVIQYLAHVASSHKTKKDQSSSVLSHGELEKQLLQANPILEAFGNAKTVKNDNSSRFGKFIRINFDVNGYIVGANIETYLLEKSRAIRQARDERTFHVFYYMLSGSGDKVRTELCLEGYSKYRFLSNGNVTIPGQQDKDMYTDTLEAMRIMGFSEDEQIGLLRVVSSVLQLGNISFKKERHSDQASMPDDTAAQKVCHLMGMNVTDFTRAILSPRIKVGRDYVQKAQTQEQAEFAVEALAKATYERMFRWLVMRINKALDKTKRQGASFIGILDIAGFEIFELNSFEQLCINYTNEKLQQLFNHTMFILEQEEYQREGIEWSFIDFGLDLQPCIDLIEKPTGPPGILALLDEECWFPKATDKSFVEKVLQEQGTHPKFFKPKKLKDEADFCIIHYAGKVDYKADEWLMKNMDPLNDNVATLLNQSTDKFVSELWKDVDRIVGLDKVAGMSEMPGAFKTRKGMFRTVGQLYKEQLSKLMTTLRNTNPNFVRCIIPNHEKKAGKLDPHLVLDQLRCNGVLEGIRICRQGFPNRIVFQEFRQRYEILTPNAIPKGFMDGKQASVLMIKALELDPNLYRIGQSKVFFRAGVLAHLEEERDMKITDVIISFQAWCRGYVARKAFARRQQQLTAMRVIQRNCAAYLKLRNWQWWRLFTKVKPLLQVSRQEEEMQAKDEELTKVREKHLNAEKQLEEMESKHQQLNAEKVALQEQLQAEMDLCAEADEMRNRLVAKKQELEEILHDLEARVEEEEERANQLQTEKKKMQQNITDLEQQLDEEEAARQKLQLERVTMEAKMKKVEEDVMVLEDQNTKLNKEKKLMEERIAEFTTNLAEEEEKSKSLQKLKNKHEAMITDLEDRLRREEKIRQELEKNRRKLEGDSTELHDQIAELQAQIAELRAQLAKKEEELQEALARIEEEAAQKNMAQKKIRELEAQLSELQEDLELERAARVKAEKHRRDLGEELEALKTELEDTLDSTAAQQELRTKRETEVAQLKRTLEDEAKVHEQVVMEMRQKHGQAFDELNEQLEQAKRNKASVDKVKQALESERSELQIELQTLMQGKGESEHRRKKAEAQVQELQVKHAESEKQRAELVEKLAKLQAELDNANTLLSDAEGKSIKVAKDCSAVESQLQDVQELLQEETRQKLSHSSRLRQMEEDHNSLRDQLEEEEEAKRNVEKQLTAVQSQLADMKKKMEMEMSSLESTEEAKKRVQRDLEAVTLRLDERNLAYDKLDKTKTRIQQELDDLIVDQDHLRQIVSNLEKKQKKFDQMLAEEKSISARYAEERDRAEAEAREKETRALALTRELEAIMDQRVEMDRTNKLLRAEMEDLVSSKDDVGKSVHELEKSKRGMEQQLEEMRTQLEELEDELQATEDAKLRLEVNMQAMKAQYERDLAGRDEMGEEKKRQLVKQVREMEMELEDERKQRSVAAAARKKLELDLKELEAAIDLANKNRDEAIKQLKKLQAQMKDVLRELDDTRLSREDILAQSKENEKKLKSMEADMIQLQEELAAAERLKRQAQQERDELQDEINNQANKNSLTSEEKRRLEARIAQLEEELEEEQCNTELINDRLKRTALQVDQVNVELTAERSTSQRLEGARSQFERQNKEMKLKLTELEGTVKSKYKATITALEAKIAQLEEQLDIETRERQASSKLVRRTEKKLKEVILQVDDERRSAEQYKDQMEKLNSRMKQLKRQLEEAEEEAQRANALRRKLQRELEDATESADAMNREVSSLKSKLRRGDLPFTMRRIITRAAGDSDEESEAKTETPEPKPE, translated from the exons ATGTCAGCTGCAGACAAGTACCTGTACGTGGACCGCTCCCTCGTCAACAACCCGCTGGCTCAGGCCGACTGGGCCACCAAGAAGCTGGTGTGGGTGCCGTCGGAGCGGCTGGGCTTCGAAGCGGGCTCCCTGAAGGAAGAGCATGGGGACGAGGTGGTCGTGGAGCTGGCCGACTCTGGCAAGAAGGTGCGCGTCAACAAGGACGACGTCCAGAAGATGAACCCGCCCAAGTTCAGCAAGGTGGAGGACATGGCGGAGCTGACGTGTCTGAACGAGGCATCAGTGCTGCACAACCTGAAGGAGCGCTACTACTCCGGCCTCATCTAC acaTACTCTGGGTTGTTCTGTGTGGTGATCAACCCCTATAAAAACCTGCCCATCTATTCAGAAGAGATCATTGAGATGTACAAGGGCAAAAAGCGCCATGAGATGCCCCCCCACATCTACGCCATCACAGACACGGCCTACAGGAGCATGATGCAAG ACCGTGAGGACCAGTCCATCCTGTGCAC gggtgaGTCCGGTGCAGGGAAGACAGAGAACACCAAGAAGGTCATTCAGTATCTAGCCCATGTGGCTTCATCTCACAAGACCAAAAAAGACCAG AGCAGCTCGGTCCTGTCACAT GGGGAGCTGGAGAAGCAACTTCTGCAGGCAAACCCCATCCTTGAGGCCTTTGGTAATGCCAAAACCGTCAAGAACGACAACTCTTCACGATTC GGCAAATTCATCAGAATCAATTTTGATGTCAACGGTTACATTGTGGGCGCCAACATCGAGACCT ACTTGCTGGAGAAATCCCGCGCAATCCGTCAGGCGCGTGACGAGAGGACCTTCCATGTCTTCTACTACATGCTCTCCGGCTCCGGGGACAAAGTCCGCA ccgAGCTGTGCCTGGAGGGCTATAGTAAGTACCGCTTCCTGTCCAACGGGAACGTCACCATTCCTGGGCAGCAGGACAAGGACATGTATACAGACACCCTAGAGGCCATGCGCATCATGGGCTTCTCCGAGGACGAACAGATCG gtctcctcagggttgtgtcttCTGTGCTCCAGCTGGGTAATATTAGCTTTAAGAAGGAACGCCACTCGGACCAGGCATCCATGCCCGACGACACAG ctgCCCAGAAGGTGTGTCACCTGATGGGCATGAACGTGACGGACTTCACGCGGGCCATCCTCTCCCCACGGATCAAGGTGGGGCGGGACTACGTGCAGAAGGCGCAGACGCAGGAGCAGGCAGAGTTTGCGGTGGAGGCGCTGGCCAAGGCCACGTATGAGCGCATGTTCCGCTGGCTGGTCATGCGTATCAACAAGGCGCTGGACAAGACCAAGCGGCAGGGCGCCTCCTTCATCGGCATCCTGGACATCGCCGGCTTCGAGATCTTCGAG cTGAACTCCTTCGAGCAGCTGTGCATCAACTACACCAATGAGAAGCTCCAGCAGCTCTTCAACCACACCATGTTCATcctggagcaggaggagtaCCAGCGTGAGGGCATCGAGTGGAGCTTCATCGACTTCGGCCTGGACCTGCAGCCCTGCATTGACCTCATCGAGAAGCCC ACCGGTCCCCCAGGCATCTTGGCCCTGCTGGACGAGGAGTGCTGGTTCCCCAAAGCCACCGACAAGAGCTTCGTGGAGAAGGTGTTGCAGGAGCAGGGCACGCACCCCAAGTTCTTCAAGCCCAAGAAACTGAAGGACGAGGCCGACTTCTGCATCATCCACTACGCCGGCAAG GTGGATTATAAAGCAGACGAGTGGCTGATGAAGAACATGGACCCTCTGAACGATAACGTGGCAACTCTGCTTAACCAGTCCACCGACAAGTTTGTGTCTGAGCTGTGGAAAGACG tggatCGCATCGTGGGTTTGGATAAGGTGGCGGGCATGTCCGAGATGCCTGGTGCGTTTAAGACCCGTAAGGGGATGTTCCGGACTGTGGGCCAGCTGTATAAGGAGCAGCTGTCCAAGCTGATGACCACGTTGAGGAACACCAACCCCAACTTCGTCCGCTGCATCATCCCCAACCACGAGAAGAAG gcgGGTAAGCTGGACCCCCACCTGGTTCTGGACCAGCTCAGGTGTAACGGCGTTTTGGAGGGGATCCGTATTTGCAGACAAGGCTTCCCCAACCGCATCGTCTTCCAGGAGTTCAGACAGAG GTACGAGATCCTTACTCCCAACGCTATCCCCAAAGGATTCATGGATGGCAAACAGGCCAGCGTGTTGATG ATCAAAGCTCTGGAGCTGGACCCAAACCTGTACCGGATCGGACAGAGCAAGGTGTTCTTCCGCGCGGGAGTCCTAGCCCATCTGGAGGAAGAGCGTGACATGAAGATCACGGACGTCATCATCAGCTTCCAGGCCTGGTGCCGTGGTTACGTGGCTCGCAA ggcGTTTGCTAGGCGGCAGCAGCAGCTGACGGCCATGCGGGTGATCCAGAGGAACTGTGCTGCCTACCTCAAACTCAGGaactggcagtggtggagaCTCTTCACTAAG GTGAAGCCCCTCCTCCAGGTGAGCCGTCAGGAAGAGGAGATGCAGGCCAAAGACGAGGAGCTCACCAAGGTCAGAGAGAAACATCTGAATGCCGAGAAACAactggaggagatggagagcaaACACCAGCAG CTGAATGCGGAGAAGGTGGCCCTCCAAGAGCAGCTCCAGGCAGAGATGGACCTGTGCGCAGAGGCGGACGAGATGAGGAACCGGCTAGTGGCCAagaagcaggagctggaggagatccTCCACGACCTGGAGGCccgtgtggaggaggaggaggagagagccaATCAGCTGCAGACCGAGAAGAAGAAGATGCAGCAGAATATCACG GATCTGGAGCAGCAGCTGGACGAGGAGGAGGCGGCCCGTCAGAAGCTGCAGCTGGAGCGTGTCACCATGGAGGCCAAGATgaagaaggtggaggaggacgTGATGGTGCTGGAGGACCAGAACACCAAACTGAATAAG GAGAAGAAACTCATGGAGGAGAGGATCGCCGAGTTCACCACCAACCtggcggaggaggaggagaaatcCAAGAGCCTCCAGAAGCTGAAGAACAAGCACGAGGCCATGATCACAGACCTGGAGG aCCGACTGCGCAGGGAGGAGAAGATCAGGCAGGAACTGGAGAAGAACCGCCGCAAGCTGGAGGGCGACTCCACCGAGCTCCATGACCAGATCGCCGAGCTCCAGGCTCAGATCGCCGAGCTCCGTGCTCAGCTTGccaagaaggaggaggagctccagGAGGCTCTGGCCAG GATCGAGGAAGAGGCGGCTCAGAAAAACATGGCCCAGAAGAAGATCCGCGAGCTGGAGGCCCAGCTGAGCGAGCTGCAGGAGGACCTTGAGCTGGAGCGGGCCGCCCGCGTCAAGGCCGAGAAGCACCGCCGCGACctgggagaggagctggaggccctGAAGACGGAGCTGGAAGACACGCTGGACTCCACCGCCGCCCAGCAGGAGCTCCG gacgAAGCGTGAGACAGAGGTGGCCCAGCTGAAGAGGACCCTGGAGGATGAGGCTAAAGTGCACGAGCAGGTGGTGATGGAGATGAGACAGAAACACGGCCAGGCTTTTGATGAGCTCAACGAACAGCTGGAGCAGGCCAAGAGA AACAAGGCCTCAGTGGACAAGGTGAAGCAGGCACTGGAGTCGGAGCGCAGCGAGCTGCAGATCGAGCTGCAGACACTGATGCAGGGGAAGGGCGAGTCCGAACACCGGCGTAAGAAAGCCGAGGCCCAGGTGCAGGAGCTCCAGGTGAAACACGCCGAGAGCGAGAAGCAGAGGGCCGAGCTGGTGGAGAAGTTAGCcaagctgcag GCGGAGCTGGACAATGCGAACACTCTGCTGAGTGATGCCGAGGGCAAGTCCATCAAAGTGGCCAAAGACTGCTCTGCTGTGGAGTCCCAGCTGCAGGACGTCCAG GAGCTGCTTCAGGAGGAGACCCGTCAGAAATTGTCTCACAGCTCACGCCTGCGTCAGATGGAGGAGGACCACAACAGCCTGCGCGAccagctggaggaagaggaggaagccaAGAGGAACGTGGAGAAGCAGCTCACTGCCGTCCAGagccag ctGGCTGAcatgaagaagaagatggagatggagatgagtTCCCTGGAGAGCACCGAGGAAGCCAAGAAGCGGGTGCAGCGCGACCTGGAGGCCGTCACCCTGCGCCTGGACGAGAGGAACCTGGCCTACGACAAGCTGGACAAGACCAAGACCCGCATCCAGCAGGAGCTGGACGACCTGATAGTGGACCAGGACCACCTGCGCCAGATCGTCTCCAACCtggagaagaagcagaagaagtttgaccag ATGCTTGCCGAGGAGAAATCGATTTCGGCGCGCTACGCGGAGGAGCGGGACCGCGCCGAGGCCGAGGCTCGCGAGAAGGAGACGCGTGCCCTCGCGCTGACCCGCGAGCTGGAGGCCATCATGGACCAGCGCGTGGAAATGGACCGCACCAACAAGCTGCTCCGGGCCGAGATGGAGGACCTGGTCTCGTCCAAGGACGACGTTGGCAAGAGC GTGCACGAGTTGGAGAAGTCCAAGCGGGGCATGGAGCAGCAGCTAGAGGAGATGCGCACACAGTTGGAGGAGTTGGAGGACGAGCTGCAGGCCACCGAGGATGCCAAGCTTCGCCTGGAGGTCAACATGCAGGCCATGAAGGCGCAGTACGAGCGTGACCTGGCTGGCAGGGATGAGATGGGCgaggagaagaagaggcagCTCGTCAAGCAG GTGcgggagatggagatggagttGGAGGACGAGAGGAAGCAGCGCTCTGTGGCCGCGGCCGCGCGCAAGAAGCTGGAGCTGGACCTGAAGGAGCTGGAGGCAGCCATCGACCTGGCCAACAAGAACCGTGACGAGGCCATCAAACAGCTTAAGAAGCTCCAG gctCAAATGAAGGACGTGTTGCGGGAGTTGGACGACACACGTTTGTCCCGGGAGGATATTCTGGCCCAGAGCAAGGAGAACGAGAAGAAGCTGAAGAGCATGGAGGCAGACATGATCCAACTGCAGGAg GAGCTGGCTGCAGCAGAGCGGTTGAAGAGACAGgcacagcaagagagagacgaACTACAGGATGAGATCAACAACCAGGCCAACAAAAA cTCTCTGACGTCTGAGGAGAAGCGACGCCTGGAGGCGCGCATCgcccagctggaggaggagttggaggaggAGCAGTGTAACACGGAGCTCATCAACGACCGCCTGAAGAGAACCGCACTGCAG GTGGATCAGGTGAATGTGGAGCTGACCGCTGAGCGCAGTACCTCTCAGCGCCTGGAGGGGGCGAGATCGCAGTTCGAGCGCCAAAACAAAGAGATGAAACTTAAACTGACCGAGTTGGAGGGAACCGTGAAGAGTAAATACAAGGCCACCATCACTGCCCTGGAAGCCAAAATTGcacagctggaggagcagctggaTATAGAGACCAG agagagacaggcttctTCCAAATTGGTGCGTCGTACTGAGAAGAAGCTGAAGGAGGTCATTCTGCAGGTGGATGACGAGAGACGGAGCGCTGAGCAGTACAAAGATCAG ATGGAGAAGCTAAACAGCCGTATGAAACAGCTGAAACGGCAgctggaggaggcagaggaggaggcgCAGCGTGCCAATGCCCTCCGCAGGAAACTGCAGCGCGAGCTGGAGGACGCCACCGAGTCTGCGGACGCCATGAACCGCGAGGTCTCTTCCCTCAAGAGCAAGCTCAG